The genomic window TCGACGCGCAAAATTACGCGATCGCGCAGTTTATTTTCCATCAATACGCGATGTACTTCTGTTAATCCCAATTCCCAAGGACTACCAGCGTGTTTAATTGAACTTAAGGGCGATGCGCCTGTTCCGCCATCGTGACCGGAAACTTGAATAATATCAGCGTTAGCTTTAGCAACTCCCGCCGCTACTGTCCCAATGCCAATTTCTGCCACTAACTTAACCGATACTTGCGCTTGGGGGTTAATTTGATGCAGGTCAAAAATTAACTGCGCCAAATCTTCAATAGAATAAATATCGTGATGGGGTGGGGGTGAAATCAGCGTTACACCAGGCTTAGTACGGCGCAACATGGCAATATAAGGACTAACCTTTTTACCTGGCAATTGTCCGCCTTCCCCTGGCTTTGCACCTTGAGAAATTTTGATTTCAATTTGTTTGGCGTTCATTAAATACTCTGGCGTAACTCCAAAGCGTCCCGCCGCTACTTGCTTAATTGAACTTGAGGCGGTGTCGCCATTTTTCAGTCCTTTTAAGTGCGGTAATAGTTCTGATGTCCCTTCGGCTGTAACATCATCCAAAACCTTGTAACGTACTGGGTCTTCGCCACCTTCACCAGAATTAGATTTACCACCAATTCGGTTCATAGCGATCGCTAGTGTCTCGTGAGCTTCCCGCGATAATGCTCCTAAAGACATTCCCCCCGTACAAAAACGTTTAAAGATTTCTGTTACAGGTTCTACTTCTTCTAAAGCTATGGAAGTGCGATCGCTCTTTAAGTCCAATAAGTCGCGCAATGCCGTAACTGGCTTACCTTCTAGATGTTTTTGGTAAGTTTCGTAATGGTCGTATTGCTGAGTTCTGACAGCTTTATGCAAAGCCTTAGTCAATTCTGGACTATTGGCGTGATATTCGCCGCCTTGACGATACTGAACAAAGCCATAGTTTTCTAGCTTTTTAATGGTTAATTCGGGGAAGGCTTTTTGATGGAAACATAGAACTTCTTGAGCAAGTTCGCAAATACTCAAGCCACCTAACCGAGAAGTTGTGCCATAAAAGCCCAATTTCAGCAAGTCGTGACCAATCCCAATCGCCTCAAAAATCTGCGCTCCTTGGTAGCTTGTCAGTAGGGAAATTCCCATCTTCGACAAGATTTTGAGTATTCCACCTTCTACAGCTTTGCGATAGTTAGCAAGCGCCGTATCTAGACTGATTGCGGGTATTTTCTTCCGCTCCATAAACTGCTGAGTTTTGGGGTCAGACCACCAGCTTCTAACGCTATCTAAAGCTAAATAGGGACAAACTGCACTCGCACCATAACCAATCAAACAAGCAAAGTGGTGGGTACTCCAACACTGCGCCGTATTGACGACTAAGGAGGCTTTCATCCGCAATCCTTCACGGATAAGGTGATGATGTACAGCGCCGACTGCAAGTAGTGGCGGAATGTAAGTGTCTTCAGTATTTAGGGTAGCTTTGTCGCTCAGTACGATAATTTTTGCCCCAGCTTTAACCGCTTCCACCGCCTGCTGACACAGTGATTTAACCGCCGCTTCTAAACCATTTGGCCCGTTAGAAATTGCGAACAGCGTTGATAACTCACTCGTTTTAAATTCCGAATTTTTTATTTGCTCTAATTCGCTTTCTAGCAGTACAGGAGTTTCTAACTTAAGCCTTTTAGCAAACTCTGGCTTGGGTTCTAATAAGTTCCCTCTCGCTCCTAGTTCTATATTTAGCGACATCACCAAACTTTCCCGCAAGGGGTCAATAGCGGGGTTAGTTACTTGAGCAAAACGCTGTTTAAAGTAGTCGTAAAGTAAATGTGGCTTCTCAGATAGCACTGCCAAGGGAATATCGTCACCCATGCAAAAAGTTGGCTCTTTACCATCACTTGCCATTGGTTGAATAACCATTTCCACATCTTCAGTTGTGTAACCGAAAGCGATTTGATGGCGGAGCAAAGTTTGTCTGTCTGCGGTGGGGCTAGGTTCGGGTAAAGCTTCAGTATCTAACGGTTGCAGGCTTTGCGAACCATTTTCGGCTTTTATGGGTTTAATGGCAAGTTCTACCCGATGCTGTTTTAACCATTCACCATAGGGATGTTGTGCTGCAACTCGCTGTTTAATTTCCCAATTTTTTAAAACTTCATGAGTTTCTAAGTCTACTGCGATCGTTTGTCCTGGACCAAGCCTGCCTTTTTCAAGAATATCAGCTTCGGGAAAGTCTACAACCCCAGCCTCGGACGCGACCACAATATAGCCATCTTTGGTTATTGTGTAACGAGCCGGTCGTAAACCGTTGCGATCTAAAGTTGCGCCTACTTTTTTACCATCGCTAAATACCAACAGCGCCGGGCCGTCCCAAGGTTCTTGAATACCGCTATAGTATTCATAAAAATCGGTAATTTCTGGGTATTTATCCAAATCTGGCTGATTTTTATAAGCTTCTGGAACCATAATCATCAAAGCTTCCAGAGGGCTGCGCTCTGACCTTACAAGCAACTCCAATACGTTGTCTAAAGTTGCGGAATCGCTGTTATGAATATGGACGGTAGGCTTTAATTCATCTAAACGGTTTTTCCAAATTGGATGATCTAAATCTGCCTCTTTTGCCATCATCCAGTTGATATTACCCAGCAGCGTATTAATTTCGCCATTGTGTCCCAATAGTCGCATTGGCTGCGCTAGTGGCCACTTGGGCATTGTATTTGTACTAAAACGCCGATGATAGATTGCAAAAGCACTTTGATAAATGGGGTTTTTTAAATCTGGGTAAAAATCCCCTAATACTGCCGATCGCACCATACCTTTGTATACAATAGTACGACTAGAAAAGGAGCAGAAGTAACAAGCCTCTGATTCTTTTAAATTCAGGCTTCCTAAAGCTTTAAAAATCCGGCGGCGACCAATATATAACTGTCGCTCTAGTTCATCGCCAATAAACTTAGATTCTACGATTAATTGCTCAATTTGGGGCTGATTTTCCTTCGCTTGAGTTCCCAAAGTTTGCGGCTGTACGGGGACTACTCGCCAGCCCAGTAATTTTATATCTTCTTCTTCTAAAATCTGTGCGGTAATTTGCTTAACTTTGTTAGCTGCCTCTATATTCTGGGGTAGAAACATCATCGCTACAGCCAAATTCTCTTTTGATGGCATGGGGATGTTTTG from Synechocystis sp. PCC 7509 includes these protein-coding regions:
- the gltB gene encoding glutamate synthase large subunit, with protein sequence MERRENSLADNQNINNTESLTYMEPRWLVEERDACGVGLVANCENKANHEIIEKALNALTCLEHRGGCSADKDSGDGAGLMTAIPWELLQQWFSLQNIPMPSKENLAVAMMFLPQNIEAANKVKQITAQILEEEDIKLLGWRVVPVQPQTLGTQAKENQPQIEQLIVESKFIGDELERQLYIGRRRIFKALGSLNLKESEACYFCSFSSRTIVYKGMVRSAVLGDFYPDLKNPIYQSAFAIYHRRFSTNTMPKWPLAQPMRLLGHNGEINTLLGNINWMMAKEADLDHPIWKNRLDELKPTVHIHNSDSATLDNVLELLVRSERSPLEALMIMVPEAYKNQPDLDKYPEITDFYEYYSGIQEPWDGPALLVFSDGKKVGATLDRNGLRPARYTITKDGYIVVASEAGVVDFPEADILEKGRLGPGQTIAVDLETHEVLKNWEIKQRVAAQHPYGEWLKQHRVELAIKPIKAENGSQSLQPLDTEALPEPSPTADRQTLLRHQIAFGYTTEDVEMVIQPMASDGKEPTFCMGDDIPLAVLSEKPHLLYDYFKQRFAQVTNPAIDPLRESLVMSLNIELGARGNLLEPKPEFAKRLKLETPVLLESELEQIKNSEFKTSELSTLFAISNGPNGLEAAVKSLCQQAVEAVKAGAKIIVLSDKATLNTEDTYIPPLLAVGAVHHHLIREGLRMKASLVVNTAQCWSTHHFACLIGYGASAVCPYLALDSVRSWWSDPKTQQFMERKKIPAISLDTALANYRKAVEGGILKILSKMGISLLTSYQGAQIFEAIGIGHDLLKLGFYGTTSRLGGLSICELAQEVLCFHQKAFPELTIKKLENYGFVQYRQGGEYHANSPELTKALHKAVRTQQYDHYETYQKHLEGKPVTALRDLLDLKSDRTSIALEEVEPVTEIFKRFCTGGMSLGALSREAHETLAIAMNRIGGKSNSGEGGEDPVRYKVLDDVTAEGTSELLPHLKGLKNGDTASSSIKQVAAGRFGVTPEYLMNAKQIEIKISQGAKPGEGGQLPGKKVSPYIAMLRRTKPGVTLISPPPHHDIYSIEDLAQLIFDLHQINPQAQVSVKLVAEIGIGTVAAGVAKANADIIQVSGHDGGTGASPLSSIKHAGSPWELGLTEVHRVLMENKLRDRVILRVDGGFKSGWDVIMGALMGGEEYGFGSIAMIAEGCIMARICHTNNCPVGVTSQQEHLRLRFPGMPEHVVNFFYFVAEEVRSLLARLGYRSLTDVIGRADLLKVKDGAKLTKTEDFNLDCLTVLPDTKSDRTWLNHETVHSNGVVLDDQILADRDVQSAISNASNVSKTYKIVNTDRTVGARIAGKIASQYGNSGFSGQIELNFTGSVGQSFGAFNLPNMTLKLQGEANDYVGKGMHGGEIVISPPTDATYTPEHNVIVGNTCLYGATGGFLFANGLAGERFAVRNSKGTAVIEGAGDHCCEYMTGGVIVVLGKVGRNVGAGMTGGLAYFLDEGGNFPQLVNPEIVKLQKVNASTVGEGQLQQLIQLHAERTGSPKAKQILANWSEYLPKFWQVVPPSEADTPEANPNAVADKELLSVQ